ttatcaattttaggcttataatatttctttggcttaggcaccttagagacatacatgaacttttgctctttACCTACATAagatttctccttaaacttaaaagaagaaaaagttgaacccaagattctcatagcttcttcaagttcaccaatcctatgagtttgattatcatgagtagcacaagtttctaagacatcaattctttcattaattcctcctagagatttatcaagtttatcagtgttatcaagtaatattacCAATTTAgtatcaacacttggaagatttttctctatggcctccaactttttcatgacatcttcaagagagatttcaattttagcttcattaacaggtggtattccaactagactctcaataatgcaactggcttctaaagcaggagtacctaggaaattacctcccgcaagaataccaagaacatacctattccagctagagataccaacataaaatatcctaaggaggataatagtggagtgttttttagtgcacctatgatgagcatcgctaattctataccaagcatctttaaaactttctcccccttgttgcttaaacgaacgaacttcaacttcaggattactcattttagcaataataaaataaactaagcaaactaaattaagtaaagtaaaacaagtaactatttttttgtgtttttgatacaaagaaagcaaacaagatagaaaataaaataaagtaaagcaagacaataacaaagtaaagagattggatgtgagagactccccttgcagcgtgtcttgatctccccgaagaACGGCGCCGCTTGAtccttgatggcgcgtgaagcacacgtccgttgggaacccccagaggaaggtgtgatgcgcacatcagtaagttttcccttagaaagaaaccaaggttatcgaaccagtaggagatgaaggccacgtaaaggttgttggtggaggagtgtagtgcggcgcaacaccagggattccggcgccaacgtggaacctgcacaacacaatcaaaatactttgccccaacttaacagtgaggttgtcaatctcaccggcttgctgtaaacgtatggtgtggagaatgatgtttgtttgcaaagaacagcagagaacaatgattgcagtagattgtattcagatgtaaaagaatggaccgggatccacagttcactagcggtgtctctccaataagataaatagcatgttgggtgaacaaattacagttgggcaattgacaaatagagagggcataacaatgcacatacatatcatgatgactaatatgagatttacttagggcattacgataaagaacatagaccgctatccagcatgcatctatgcctaaaaagtccaccttcgggttagcatccgcaccccttccagtattaagttgcaaacaacagacaattgcattaagtactgtgcgtaatgtaaacaatacaaatatccttagacaaagcattgttgttttatccctagtcgcaacagcacatccataaccttagaactttctgtcactgtcccagattcaatgtaggcatgaacccactatcgagcataaataccccctcttggagtcacaagtatcaacttggccagagcctctactagcaacggagagcatgcaagatcataaacaacacatatatgatagatcaataatcaacttgacatagtattccatattcatcggatcccaacaaacacaacatgtagcattacaacaagatgatcttgatcatgataggcagctcacaagatctaaacatgatagcacaagaggagaagacaaccatctagctactgctatggacccatagtccaaggatgaactactcacgcatcagtccagaggcgatcatggtgatgtagagtcctccgggtgatgattcccctctccggcagggtgccgaaggcgacctcctgaatcccccgagatgggattggcggcggcgtctctgaaacttttctcgtatcgtggctctcggtaatagggttttcgcgatggagagaataaataggcgaagaggcagagtcgggaggcgctcgaggggcccacaccctagggcggcgcgccccccttcctggccgcgccgccaggtggtgtgggaccACCTTAGCtctacttcgtctcctcttcggacttctggaaggctccgtggaaaataagaccgtgggcttttgtttcgtccaattccgagaatattttctgtgtaggatttctgaaaccaaaaacagcagaaaacaggaactggcgcttcggcatcttgttaataggttagtgtcagaAAATGCAtgataatgatataaagtgtatataaaacatgtgagtattgtcataaaactagcatgaaacataagaaattatagatacgtttgagacgtatcagcacatacgactaagtttgagggcaacAACCTGCCTTCCGTTGTGCTATTGTAAATCATTGGCCATTGAACAACTGAAGAAGTTACAAACATGGAAAGCAAGGTAACATAGGCCTCATACAATGAGCACATATGGAGGATATGTTTGATCTGAACCAATTGCATGGTGATGTTCAGTCAtgccataggttctgatcaatcatctcctcaCACTATAATTACCGGTTAGAATCATTGGCCCAGTTCAATCAGAAACTACACAATCTACAACAAACTACCGCGACTCATTCCGCACAGCAATCTCAACATGCTAAACCCTAGCACAAAAAACCCTTCCCCTCTTTGCATGCACAGTACAATCTGCCAGTTGCAGCAATCCAAAGCCGGATCTAGGAAGGATCTACCGCAATCCGATACTAGACTAACAGATCTAAGCAAATCGAGACCGTGAAAGCAAAAACTGGACAGGAACATCAAGAAATGGGGACGAACACCTTGCAAACATCAATCCGACCGCTATCCTAACGGAAACCCTAGCAGATCTAATGTGCATGTCGTCGGAAATGCCCGAGAATGGCATCTTCTGCCAGAACGAATACGAAGGTGAGAAGGAGAGGTCGTTACCGCCATTGTTCCGGCCCAGGACGAGGTCGAGGTTGCGGGTGAAGTCAAGATGCGGATGAAGACTGCGAAGCAGATTGCGGCCGATGTCGCGGTGCTGCTCGCCGAGCTCTCCTACTCCGGTACTGGTGCTCCTCCGTGCGGCGGATTGGTCAGCGGGAGGGGAACCATCGGTGATGTGACACTTTGGGGGGAGTCACGAGTGAGACGAAGGAGAGGGACCGGTGAGCCTAATTATGGTGCGTGTTCCCGAAGGGACGCGGCGTTTCCGCCTCCCTTCTCCACGTGTGCAGGCTAATGGCCGCAACGGGTCTAGCCCTAGAAAAACTCCCATCCCGGGGTGCTTTAAAAACCGGTTCATGCAAGAACGCAGTGGGATGCAGGCATCTAAACGGACCGAATTTTGTTGGACCGATGCGAGCCAAGGTCCacacaggctaccaaacgcgcccaagCAAACACGCAGAGAAGCCCTTGGAGAGCAATTACAACATCCTATATCGTTCTTTTCTTTAGGGACTACGAACGTGGTATGTTTTATTCGATTATCTGTTCAATCATTTACCAAATACTTGGCAGTAATTTCTTTTGGACAGACCCATTGAGTCAGGCTGGATATAGCCAGTTCCGCTGTTCATGTCCTGGATAGGCCGAGGAAGGTGAAGATGAACCGGATGTAGTTGTAGCGGTAGAGGTGGCGCATCATGGCGATCTTCTGCTCGTCCCAGGGCGGGTACCTGAGCATGGCCTCCACGAGGAAGCCTCGCTTCAGGACCGCCTTCTTGTGGCTGAACATCTCGAAGGAGTACTTGCCGTGGTACTGCCCGAAGCCGCTCTGCCCGACGCCGCCGAACGGCAGCGTGTCGATCCCGTACTGCAAAACGCAAAGGAATCCTCAGCTGTTGCTACCATGCAAGTGGCGAAGAAACTAACTGTTCGGCATGTGCGTACTTGCACGACGGCGTCGTTGAAGGTGACGCTGCCCGACGACGTCTCCTCGACGATCCGGCGTTTCAGCGGCGCGCTGTTGGTGAAGGCGTACACCGCCAGCGGCTTCGGCCGTGCCCTCACGAACGCGATGCTGTCCTCGATCTTCTTCACCTGTGTGCAGCAGGTAAACATTCAGCTGCTTTGCTTGCTACGGGGTGTTCGGATCTGCCGGTTCAGTGTTGAGTTACCGTGATGATGGGGAGCAGAGGGCCGAAGATCTCCTCGGTCATGATCGCCGAGTCCAGCGGAGGGTTCAGCAGTATCGTTGGCTCGATGCACCTAAGGTTTATTTGTGGCGAGAATAATGTCAGTGACAACTTTGGATGGAACGAGACGAGGAAGTAGCAAGGACGATTGGGTTCAAAATTCATGTACAGGCTCTTGGCATCTAATTTGCCGCCGTGCAGCACGGAAGCCGCCACCGACGGGTCCTTGAGGAGGCTGCTCAGCCGCTGGAAGTGCCGCACGTTGACGATCCGCGCCATCTGATCGGAGTCAGCCATGAACCTCTTGAGCGTCGACTTGAGCATCTTAATCTTGAGCAGCGAAGAGAAAGGAACACACACACATAGAATGTGGTCAGATGCGGCGCGGGCGATGCTCAAGCTCAACTCACATGGTCTGATCATCAGAATTATGAACCAACCAAACAAAGAGAAGCGTACCAGGGTGGGCGCGAAGCGTTCCTCGACGAGGATGTAGTCGATGGCGACGCAGGCCTGGCCGGCGCAGGAGGACCACTTGGCGAAGATGACGCGGTTCACCGACGTCTGCAGGTTCCGGCCGGTGCCGACGGAGGCGGAGTCGAAGATGCAGGGGCACTTGCCGCCCAGCTCCAGCGCCACCGGCGTCAGGTGcttggacgccgccgccatcaccaTGCGCGCCACGCGAGGGCACCCTGACATTTTCCGATGCTAGCAGATCAGTTGATTGCTAGTTTGCGGAATTATTGAGCAATGCTGGTGGTCAGTTAAACTTTTACCGGTGAAGAGGACCTTGTCCCATCTGTTCTCCATGAGCTGCTCCCCGACCGCGGGGCCGCCCTGGACGACCTTCACGGCCGTGGCGTCCATGTACTCGCCGATGTTGTCCTCCAGGAACTTGGCGGTGGCCGGCGCCAGCTCCGACGGCTTCAGAACCACCGCGTTCCCGGCGGCTATGGCCCCGATCAGCGGCTCCAAAGACAAGCCTGCGTGGTACGTACATAAAGCAGGCATGCAAGTGACTTACAAGCCAAGCACGGTAACTTTTATACTGGCCTGTTTTTAACCATGCCGTGAGAGCACGATCCTGAGTTCTTGACACTAGGTAGATGCTGTGCCGGTACCACTGTCCGTTAATGCGTTCTTTCTCTTGGCCAACACAGCTGCGACAGTGTAATTCGAGACGCGAAGGTAGTGCTACAGGATAAGGTTACGGCAGCTTGGCGCGTTCCAAATGCAGTGGACCTCCTGGGACCTGGGGCACGCCGCAGAAGCTTATTACTATGTCGCCGACTCTGGTCTTTGAGATGGGATCCATGGGAATTTGCTGTTTTGCAACAGCGGTGAAATTGCAAGCACTGTGGCGTCATGTGCGCGCTGAACGAGCATTGAAAATGTGCTGCTCGGTAGGGGTGAAAGCGGAACAGATACGTTGAAtagtagtgaaactatatttataTTCATATTTTCTTCGGATTCGGAATCAGCGCGAATGGTGTGCGAATACGAGTACGAAATCGGAGCCTATCGGTTATGAATACAATCTAAATACGGAGCGGATACGGTTTGGTTTTGGATAAACATCTTGTCAGATCTATCTTTGAAAATAATAGTAGGTACGACTAGTCAAGTAAAATTACCTTGTAATTTTTTGCTACGAGCTAGGGGTTCGGTGTTACAAGGAGCTGACGACTAGGGGTATGGTGTAGGGGAATTGAAGGAGGGTAGGGTTCCAATCACCATGGTTCCAATATATATACAGAGGTCGCCAATCGTGGGATGGGCTAAAATTTTATATATTAGTGAACCAAAGATTTGATGTATTAGTTGCTGAATATTGGTCGGATATAACCATAAAATACAGTATATGTTCGGATACGGATGGATATTAGTAAAACCATACCCTTTTTGTATCCGTTAACTACTTACTAGTCATATCAGTGACCGTTTCTACCCTCCCTAAGCCTTTGGTTGGTCGCTCGGTCGGAAATTATCCGTTCCATTTTCACCCCTTACTAATCACTCAGTCGAACTAAGGCACATGACACGGACATTGGGTCGAATTGGGGTCAGTGGAAGGTTGCCACGTaatgtcttcatcttcttgctcCTGGTGGTCGAGGATAACGCCATGGAAGAAGAGAGAAAGTGTTGCGCATCACAGCTCTGACACTATTTGCGAGCTGTTTAAGGAATTGCCAACTACTAGTCCTAGCCCATTACTCATGGCTAACAGAGCTGACTGGTTGATTGTTCGGCCGCTGAGAAGAGTTTTATCCTTCAGCCCAATATATGCAATTCAGGTAAAGAAAAATAGACC
This region of Lolium perenne isolate Kyuss_39 chromosome 2, Kyuss_2.0, whole genome shotgun sequence genomic DNA includes:
- the LOC127335770 gene encoding aldehyde dehydrogenase family 3 member F1, translated to MGTMAASVEEIGAAAPQALELHALQHLGELRSTFESGRTRPLAWRQSQLRGLLRLLAEKEEEAFRALHDDLGKHRAEAYRDEVGVLIKSCNAALREVGKWMAPEKVWAPLVAFPADAQVVPEPLGVVLIFSCWNFPLGLSLEPLIGAIAAGNAVVLKPSELAPATAKFLEDNIGEYMDATAVKVVQGGPAVGEQLMENRWDKVLFTGCPRVARMVMAAASKHLTPVALELGGKCPCIFDSASVGTGRNLQTSVNRVIFAKWSSCAGQACVAIDYILVEERFAPTLIKMLKSTLKRFMADSDQMARIVNVRHFQRLSSLLKDPSVAASVLHGGKLDAKSLCIEPTILLNPPLDSAIMTEEIFGPLLPIITVKKIEDSIAFVRARPKPLAVYAFTNSAPLKRRIVEETSSGSVTFNDAVVQYGIDTLPFGGVGQSGFGQYHGKYSFEMFSHKKAVLKRGFLVEAMLRYPPWDEQKIAMMRHLYRYNYIRFIFTFLGLSRT